In Sorghum bicolor cultivar BTx623 chromosome 10, Sorghum_bicolor_NCBIv3, whole genome shotgun sequence, one genomic interval encodes:
- the LOC8079312 gene encoding uncharacterized protein LOC8079312, translating into MVMKSKKTVYGSSCKKGKVFSSLIGRHGSEIDPCYRLFLEHLSRDGNTYVVDVPKGDHGLPFSVRYEEDCTSYGNTKGKSSPNFPNRSRRTSSGISDGKRPDVKVVKAASRNVSYSFSPKRSYVQKKTTTTSSVDESYELFLSLVKFKDGFMVIEPEPGVTIVYEREEDMPAGYDEWRTGSSTNELPLVSPLENMEEDYTMQRYDHGVALANEIPSEHEMAAPSSENIDGQDIICTDERSLVLYAEPSDLNACEDEQATPLAISYGGSSTFDEKLNAVLSQPYDQNEYEELWRKATDRKPVSRQRHLRSASKRYVTEAIGLSYLDYYPDLAVQINSADCDKRLSLLRKFFFWLENLCHEGAYMPWISKPLACNPISPDEYEPMPALKTHGDVPGVSS; encoded by the exons ATGGTGATGAAGAGCAAGAAAACTGTGTACGGATCATCATGCAAGAAGGGCAAGGTGTTTAGCAGCCTAATTGGTAGACATGGTTCTGAAATAGATCCATGTTATAGACTTTTCCTTGAACATTTAAGCAGAGATGGGAATACATATGTCGTCGATGTGCCAAAGGGCGACCATGGCTTGCCCTTTTCTGTACGGTATGAGGAGGATTGTACGTCCTATGGAAATACTAAGGGCAAAAGTAGCCCAAATTTTCCCAACCGTTCACGGCGCACAAGTTCGGGCATTTCAGATGGCAAACGACCTGATGTAAAAGTGGTCAAGGCTGCCAGCAGAAATGTGAGTTACTCCTTTTCACCAAAGAGATCATATGTGCAAAAGAAGACGACCACGACCTCATCAGTGGATGAATCTTATGAGTTATTTCTGAGCCTTGTGAAGTTCAAggatggtttcatggttattgaGCCAGAACCAGGTGTCACCATTGTATATGAGCGAGAAGAAGATATGCCAGCTGGATATGATGAATGGAGAACTGGCAGTTCCACAAATGAACTGCCTTTGGTGTCTCCACTTGAAAACATGGAGGAAGACTACACCAtgcaaagatatgatcatggggtTGCACTGGCTAACGAAATTCCTTCTGAACATGAAATGGCTGCACCTTCTTCAGAGAACATTGATGGTCAGGATATTATTTGCACAGATGAGCGTAGCCTTGTACTTTATGCTGAACCGTCTGATTTAAAC GCATGTGAAGATGAACAAGCAACACCTCTTGCTATCAGTTACGGTGGTTCATCTACATTTGATGAAAAACTCAATGCTGTTTTAAGTCAACCATATGATCAAAACGAATACGAAGAGCTTTGGAGAAAAGCCACTGACCGGAAGCCTGTGAGCAGACAAAGACACTTGCGAAGTGCATCAAAGCGCTATGTTACAGAGGCAATCGGGTTGTCATATCTCGATTATTACCCAG ATCTAGCCGTACAAATAAACTCAGCTGACTGTGATAAGAGACTGAGCCTACTACGAAAGTTCTTCTTCTGGTTGGAG AACTTATGCCATGAGGGAGCGTACATGCCCTGGATCTCCAAACCTCTAGCTTGCAATCCCATTTCACCAGATGAGTATGAACCGATGCCCGCTCTCAAGACACACGGAGATGTGCCCGGGGTGAGCAGTTAG
- the LOC8079311 gene encoding putative receptor protein kinase ZmPK1 isoform X1, protein MAMGAVSTLVFLLTLIHLILQISALNVLSSGSSLSVERSSDVLLSPDGTFMCGFYNISPNASTFSIWFANASERTIVWSANPLRPVYTWGSKVKLKFDGSMVLRDYGGQIVWSNNVSSSNAEQAQLLDTGNLIVKGKGDTILWQSFTSPTDTLLPTQTINASSKLVAINRLLVPGRYSLHFDDQVLISLFYDQKDLSFVYWPDPTGTIWQKLRIPFMINTSGVLDSLGQFHGSDNTSFMAADWGSHAIRRLTLDYDGNLRLYSLNKADGTWSVTWMAFPQLCTVRGLCGENGICVYTPVPACACAPGFEVIDPSERSKGCRPKTNISCDAQKVKFAKLPHTGFNGNDIAAHRFVSLDFCMNKCLHDCNCKGFAYWEGIGDCYPKFALVGGVTLHHSGTTGTMYIKVSKGVEVLEASIPQSQPFGPKYGPDCSTTDKYFVADFLDMLKRQQSESKFLYFYGFLSAIFLAEMMFVVLGWFILRRERMVLGGVWPAEPGYEMVTNHFRRYTYRELVSATKKFKDELGTGASGIVYKGVLEDNRAVAVKKLAEINQSEEEFQHELAVISRIYHMNLVRVWGFCSDGPHRILVSEYFEKGSLDKFLSDRKSSEILLGWKQRFDIALGVARGLAYLHHECSEWVIHCDVKPENILLDENLMPKITDFGLAKLLNRGGSNINVSKIQGTRGYLAPEWVSSLPITAKVDVYSFGVVLLELLKGARVSDMENNEDEEVEMVLGRIVRMLNENLQLDGTEQSWISDFIDARLNGDFNYLQARIMMMLVVSCLEEDRSRRPTMEDVVQMLVSVDEVINATRVEGAF, encoded by the coding sequence ATGGCCATGGGTGCAGTCTCCACACTTGTGTTTCTTCTCACTCTGATCCATCTTATTTTGCAAATCTCCGCTCTAAATGTCCTCTCGTCAGGCTCCTCTCTCTCCGTAGAGCGCAGCTCCGACGTGCTCCTTTCACCGGATGGCACATTCATGTGTGGCTTCTACAACATCTCCCCCAACGCATCCACCTTCTCCATCTGGTTCGCCAATGCGTCTGAAAGAACCATCGTCTGGAGCGCAAATCCTCTTCGTCCTGTGTACACCTGGGGATCAAAGGTGAAGTTAAAATTCGATGGGAGCATGGTTCTGAGAGACTACGGTGGGCAGATTGTGTGGAGCAACAACGTGAGCTCCTCAAATGCTGAACAAGCTCAGCTCTTGGACACTGGGAATCTCATCGTCAAGGGCAAAGGTGACACCATTCTGTGGCAAAGCTTTACTTCTCCTACTGATACCTTGTTACCCACTCAAACCATTAAtgcttccagcaagctcgtggCCATTAATAGATTGCTTGTTCCTGGCCGCTACAGCTTACATTTTGATGATCAAGTCCTGATTTCACTGTTCTATGATCAAAAGGATCTCTCTTTCGTCTATTGGCCAGATCCCACTGGGACTATCTGGCAAAAGCTAAGGATACCGTTCATGATCAACACAAGTGGTGTTCTGGACAGCTTGGGGCAGTTCCACGGAAGTGATAACACATCTTTCATGGCTGCTGACTGGGGTAGTCACGCCATAAGAAGGCTAACACTGGATTATGATGGCAACCTCAGATTATACAGTCTGAATAAGGCAGACGGAACATGGTCAGTAACATGGATGGCGTTTCCTCAGCTCTGCACAGTGCGCGGCCTGTGTGGTGAAAACGGAATATGTGTGTATACGCCTGTGCCTGCTTGTGCGTGTGCCCCTGGTTTTGAAGTCATCGACCCAAGTGAGCGGAGCAAAGGCTGCAGACCAAAGACCAACATCAGTTGTGATGCTCAGAAGGTGAAATTTGCTAAGCTACCCCACACTGGTTTCAATGGGAATGATATTGCTGCCCATCGTTTTGTTTCTCTTGACTTTTGCATGAACAAATGCTTGCATGACTGCAATTGTAAGGGTTTTGCATACTGGGAAGGAATCGGTGACTGCTATCCAAAGTTTGCTCTTGTTGGTGGTGTAACCCTGCATCACAGTGGTACTACAGGTACCATGTACATCAAGGTTTCCAAGGGAGTAGAAGTGTTGGAGGCCTCAATTCCACAGTCACAGCCCTTTGGTCCCAAGTATGGTCCTGACTGTAGTACAACAGATAAGTACTTCGTAGCAGATTTTCTGGATATGCTTAAGAGACAGCAGAGTGAATCAAAGTTTCTGTACTTCTATGGATTCTTATCTGCAATATTTCTGGCAGAGATGATGTTTGTTGTATTAGGATGGTTTATTTTGAGGAGGGAACGCATGGTACTGGGAGGAGTATGGCCAGCTGAGCCTGGATATGAAATGGTAACTAATCATTTTCGCAGGTACACCTACAGAGAGTTGGTGTCGGCGACCAAAAAGTTCAAGGATGAACTTGGGACGGGAGCATCTGGCATTGTATACAAAGGGGTCTTGGAAGACAACAGGGCAGTAGCTGTGAAAAAATTGGCAGAAATAAACCAAAGTGAAGAAGAATTCCAGCATGAACTGGCTGTGATTAGCAGGATTTATCATATGAACCTAGTGAGAGTCTGGGGATTTTGTTCTGATGGTCCACACAGGATATTGGTTTCTGAATACTTTGAGAAGGGTTCATTGGATAAATTCTTATCTGACAGAAAGAGTTCGGAAATCTTACTTGGATGGAAGCAAAGATTTGATATAGCGCTAGGGGTGGCTAGAGGATTGGCGTATCTTCACCACGAGTGTTCAGAGTGGGTCATCCATTGCGACGTGAAACCTGAAAATATACTGCTGGATGagaacttgatgccaaagatcaCCGACTTTGGCCTTGCAAAGCTCCTGAACAGAGGTGGATCCAACATAAATGTTTCAAAGATCCAAGGGACTAGAGGTTATCTAGCACCAGAATGGGTTTCTAGTCTCCCAATTACGGCAAAGGTTGATGTCTACAGCTTTGGAGTGGTGCTACTGGAACTACTAAAGGGAGCCCGTGTCTCAGACATGGAAAATAATGAGGATGAGGAAGTGGAGATGGTCCTTGGAAGGATAGTCAGGATGCTTAATGAGAATCTGCAGTTGGATGGCACTGAACAATCATGGATCTCTGACTTCATTGACGCTAGACTGAATGGTGATTTCAACTATCTGCAAGCAAGAATAATGATGATGCTAGTTGTTTCATGCCTGGAGGAAGATAGAAGCAGACGACCTACCATGGAAGATGTAGTGCAGATGCTTGTTTCCGTTGATGAAGTTATTAACGCAACCAGAGTGGAAGGAGCATTTTGA
- the LOC8079311 gene encoding putative receptor protein kinase ZmPK1 isoform X2, producing the protein MAMGSSLSVERSSDVLLSPDGTFMCGFYNISPNASTFSIWFANASERTIVWSANPLRPVYTWGSKVKLKFDGSMVLRDYGGQIVWSNNVSSSNAEQAQLLDTGNLIVKGKGDTILWQSFTSPTDTLLPTQTINASSKLVAINRLLVPGRYSLHFDDQVLISLFYDQKDLSFVYWPDPTGTIWQKLRIPFMINTSGVLDSLGQFHGSDNTSFMAADWGSHAIRRLTLDYDGNLRLYSLNKADGTWSVTWMAFPQLCTVRGLCGENGICVYTPVPACACAPGFEVIDPSERSKGCRPKTNISCDAQKVKFAKLPHTGFNGNDIAAHRFVSLDFCMNKCLHDCNCKGFAYWEGIGDCYPKFALVGGVTLHHSGTTGTMYIKVSKGVEVLEASIPQSQPFGPKYGPDCSTTDKYFVADFLDMLKRQQSESKFLYFYGFLSAIFLAEMMFVVLGWFILRRERMVLGGVWPAEPGYEMVTNHFRRYTYRELVSATKKFKDELGTGASGIVYKGVLEDNRAVAVKKLAEINQSEEEFQHELAVISRIYHMNLVRVWGFCSDGPHRILVSEYFEKGSLDKFLSDRKSSEILLGWKQRFDIALGVARGLAYLHHECSEWVIHCDVKPENILLDENLMPKITDFGLAKLLNRGGSNINVSKIQGTRGYLAPEWVSSLPITAKVDVYSFGVVLLELLKGARVSDMENNEDEEVEMVLGRIVRMLNENLQLDGTEQSWISDFIDARLNGDFNYLQARIMMMLVVSCLEEDRSRRPTMEDVVQMLVSVDEVINATRVEGAF; encoded by the exons ATGGCCATGG GCTCCTCTCTCTCCGTAGAGCGCAGCTCCGACGTGCTCCTTTCACCGGATGGCACATTCATGTGTGGCTTCTACAACATCTCCCCCAACGCATCCACCTTCTCCATCTGGTTCGCCAATGCGTCTGAAAGAACCATCGTCTGGAGCGCAAATCCTCTTCGTCCTGTGTACACCTGGGGATCAAAGGTGAAGTTAAAATTCGATGGGAGCATGGTTCTGAGAGACTACGGTGGGCAGATTGTGTGGAGCAACAACGTGAGCTCCTCAAATGCTGAACAAGCTCAGCTCTTGGACACTGGGAATCTCATCGTCAAGGGCAAAGGTGACACCATTCTGTGGCAAAGCTTTACTTCTCCTACTGATACCTTGTTACCCACTCAAACCATTAAtgcttccagcaagctcgtggCCATTAATAGATTGCTTGTTCCTGGCCGCTACAGCTTACATTTTGATGATCAAGTCCTGATTTCACTGTTCTATGATCAAAAGGATCTCTCTTTCGTCTATTGGCCAGATCCCACTGGGACTATCTGGCAAAAGCTAAGGATACCGTTCATGATCAACACAAGTGGTGTTCTGGACAGCTTGGGGCAGTTCCACGGAAGTGATAACACATCTTTCATGGCTGCTGACTGGGGTAGTCACGCCATAAGAAGGCTAACACTGGATTATGATGGCAACCTCAGATTATACAGTCTGAATAAGGCAGACGGAACATGGTCAGTAACATGGATGGCGTTTCCTCAGCTCTGCACAGTGCGCGGCCTGTGTGGTGAAAACGGAATATGTGTGTATACGCCTGTGCCTGCTTGTGCGTGTGCCCCTGGTTTTGAAGTCATCGACCCAAGTGAGCGGAGCAAAGGCTGCAGACCAAAGACCAACATCAGTTGTGATGCTCAGAAGGTGAAATTTGCTAAGCTACCCCACACTGGTTTCAATGGGAATGATATTGCTGCCCATCGTTTTGTTTCTCTTGACTTTTGCATGAACAAATGCTTGCATGACTGCAATTGTAAGGGTTTTGCATACTGGGAAGGAATCGGTGACTGCTATCCAAAGTTTGCTCTTGTTGGTGGTGTAACCCTGCATCACAGTGGTACTACAGGTACCATGTACATCAAGGTTTCCAAGGGAGTAGAAGTGTTGGAGGCCTCAATTCCACAGTCACAGCCCTTTGGTCCCAAGTATGGTCCTGACTGTAGTACAACAGATAAGTACTTCGTAGCAGATTTTCTGGATATGCTTAAGAGACAGCAGAGTGAATCAAAGTTTCTGTACTTCTATGGATTCTTATCTGCAATATTTCTGGCAGAGATGATGTTTGTTGTATTAGGATGGTTTATTTTGAGGAGGGAACGCATGGTACTGGGAGGAGTATGGCCAGCTGAGCCTGGATATGAAATGGTAACTAATCATTTTCGCAGGTACACCTACAGAGAGTTGGTGTCGGCGACCAAAAAGTTCAAGGATGAACTTGGGACGGGAGCATCTGGCATTGTATACAAAGGGGTCTTGGAAGACAACAGGGCAGTAGCTGTGAAAAAATTGGCAGAAATAAACCAAAGTGAAGAAGAATTCCAGCATGAACTGGCTGTGATTAGCAGGATTTATCATATGAACCTAGTGAGAGTCTGGGGATTTTGTTCTGATGGTCCACACAGGATATTGGTTTCTGAATACTTTGAGAAGGGTTCATTGGATAAATTCTTATCTGACAGAAAGAGTTCGGAAATCTTACTTGGATGGAAGCAAAGATTTGATATAGCGCTAGGGGTGGCTAGAGGATTGGCGTATCTTCACCACGAGTGTTCAGAGTGGGTCATCCATTGCGACGTGAAACCTGAAAATATACTGCTGGATGagaacttgatgccaaagatcaCCGACTTTGGCCTTGCAAAGCTCCTGAACAGAGGTGGATCCAACATAAATGTTTCAAAGATCCAAGGGACTAGAGGTTATCTAGCACCAGAATGGGTTTCTAGTCTCCCAATTACGGCAAAGGTTGATGTCTACAGCTTTGGAGTGGTGCTACTGGAACTACTAAAGGGAGCCCGTGTCTCAGACATGGAAAATAATGAGGATGAGGAAGTGGAGATGGTCCTTGGAAGGATAGTCAGGATGCTTAATGAGAATCTGCAGTTGGATGGCACTGAACAATCATGGATCTCTGACTTCATTGACGCTAGACTGAATGGTGATTTCAACTATCTGCAAGCAAGAATAATGATGATGCTAGTTGTTTCATGCCTGGAGGAAGATAGAAGCAGACGACCTACCATGGAAGATGTAGTGCAGATGCTTGTTTCCGTTGATGAAGTTATTAACGCAACCAGAGTGGAAGGAGCATTTTGA
- the LOC8065034 gene encoding serine/threonine-protein phosphatase PP2A-1 catalytic subunit: MPSHADLDRQISQLRDCKFLPEAEVKALCEQAKAILMEEWNVQPVRCPVTVCGDIHGQFYDLIELFRIGGNAPDTNYLFMGDYVDRGYYSVETVSLLVALKVRYRDRITILRGNHESRQITQVYGFYDECLRKYGNANVWKYFTDLFDYLPLTALIENQIFCLHGGLSPSLDTLDNIRALDRIQEVPHEGPMCDLLWSDPDDRCGWGISPRGAGYTFGQDIAQQFNHTNGLSLISRAHQLVMEGFNWCQDKNVVTVFSAPNYCYRCGNMAAILEIGENMDQNFLQFDPAPRQIEPDMTRKTPDYFL; encoded by the exons ATGCCGTCGCACGCGGATCTGGACCGTCAGATCTCGCAGCTGCGGGATTGCAAGTTCCTGCCGGAGGCGGAGGTCAAGGCGCTATGCGAGCAGGCCAAGGCGATCCTCATGGAGGAGTGGAACGTGCAGCCCGTGCGCTGCCCCGTCACTGTCTGCGGCGACATCCACGGCCAGTTCTACGACCTCATCGAGCTCTTCCGCATCGGCGGCAACGCGCCCGACACCAACTACCTCTTTATGGGCGACTACGTCG ACCGTGGCTACTACTCAGTGGAGACGGTGTCGTTGTTAGTGGCTTTAAAAGTACGTTATAGAGACAGAATCACAATATTGAGAGGAAATCATGAGAGCAGACAAATAACTCAAGT GTATGGCTTCTATGATGAATGCTTGCGGAAATATGGAAATGCAAATGTGTGGAAGTACTTTACAGACTTGTTTGATTATTTGCCTCTCACAGCTCTTATAGAAAACCAG ATCTTCTGCCTACATGGTGGTCTGTCTCCATCACTGGATACATTGGATAATATCCGTGCTCTTGATCGCATACAAGAG GTTCCCCATGAAGGACCTATGTGTGATCTTTTGTGGTCTGACCCGGATGACCGATGTGGGTGGGGAATTTCACCAAGGGGTGCTGGATACACATTTGGCCAAGATATTGCACAACAATTCAACCATACAAATGGGCTAAGTCTTATTTCAAGGGCTCATCAACTTGTAATGGAAGGGTTCAATTGGTGCCAG GATAAGAACGTTGTGACTGTGTTCAGCGCGCCTAACTACTGCTACCGATGTGGGAACATGGCTGCCATCCTTGAAATTGGTGAGAACATGGATCAGAACTTCCTCCAATTCGACCCAGCTCCGCGGCAAATCGAGCCAGACATGACGCGCAAGACCCCAGACTACTTTTTGTAA
- the LOC8079310 gene encoding putative receptor protein kinase ZmPK1 has translation MNESSASLLLLTLIHLLSLVTAYDFLSAASSLSVEHSSDVLHSPDSTFTCGFYSISPNASTFSIWFSRSSKRTIIWSANPLHPVYTWGSKVELDVDGSMVLKDYNGQIVWTNNVSASDAGHDVRARLLDTGNFIVTGKDGAILWQSFDSPTDTLLPTQIITAPTKLVSTNRLLVPGHYSFHFDDQYLLSLFDDEKNISFIYWPNPSRTIWEKLRVPFNSSTSGAFDTWGHFLGSDNTTFTAADWGPGIMRRLTLDYDGNLRLYSLNMADRSWSVTWMAFPQLCKVRGLCGENGICVYTPVPACACAPGFEVIDPSERTKGCRPKTNISCDVQMVKFAKLPHTDFFGYDMTVHHPVSLDFCKNKCLNDCNCKGFAYWEGTGDCYPKSVLLGGVTLHNLGSTGTMYIKIPKGLEVLEASIPQSQPFGPKYGPDCSTTNKYFIADFLDMLKRDQSESKYLYFYGFLSAIFLAELMFVVLGWFILRRECRELRGVWPAEPGYEMITNHFRRYTYRELVSVTRKFKDELGRGASGIVYKGVLKDNRTVAVKKLGEIDQSEEEFQHELSVISRIYHMNLVRVWGFCSDGPHRILVSECFENGSLDKILFGSKGSKIILGWKQRFDIAVGVARGLAYLHHECSEWVIHCDMKPENILLDENLVPKIADFGLAKLLNRGGSNINVSKIQGTRGYLAPEWVSSLPITAKVDVYSFGVVLLELVLGERVSNMENNEDVEAEMVLGRVSRLLKEKLQLDDIELSWIADFVDARLNGEFNNLQARTMMRLAISCLEEDRDRRPTMENVVQILVLVEDVSGPNVMARVI, from the coding sequence ATGAACGAGAGCTCAGCCAGTCTTCTCCTCCTCACGTTGATTCATCTGCTTTCGCTTGTCACAGCCTATGATTTCCTGTCAGCGGCTTCTTCTCTCTCTGTAGAGCACAGCTCTGATGTGCTCCACTCGCCAGATAGCACTTTCACCTGCGGCTTCTACAGCATCTCTCCCAATGCCTCCACCTTCTCCATCTGGTTCTCCAGATCATCCAAAAGAACCATCATCTGGAGTGCGAATCCTCTCCACCCTGTGTACACCTGGGGATCCAAAGTTGAGTTAGATGTCGACGGGAGCATGGTTCTAAAAGATTACAATGGCCAGATTGTGTGGACCAACAATGTGAGTGCTTCGGATGCTGGACATGATGTTCGAGCTCGGCTATTGGACACTGGGAACTTCATTGTGACGGGCAAAGATGGTGCCATCCTGTGGCAAAGCTTTGATTCTCCTACTGATACCTTGCTACCCACTCAGATAATTACTGCTCCTACAAAGCTGGTCTCTACTAACAGGTTACTTGTTCCTGGCCACTACAGCTTCCATTTTGACGATCAGTACCTTCTTTCTCTGTTTGATGACgagaaaaatatttcttttatctattggCCAAATCCAAGTAGGACTATCTGGGAGAAGCTTAGAGTGCCATTCAATAGCAGTACATCTGGGGCTTTTGATACCTGGGGACATTTCCTTGGAAGTGACAATACAACCTTCACAGCTGCTGACTGGGGTCCTGGGATCATGAGGCGGCTAACACTGGATTATGATGGCAACCTCAGATTATACAGTCTGAATATGGCAGACAGATCATGGTCAGTCACATGGATGGCATTTCCTCAGCTCTGCAAAGTACGCGGTCTGTGTGGTGAAAACGGAATATGTGTGTATACGCCTGTGCCAGCTTGTGCGTGTGCCCCTGGTTTTGAAGTCATCGACCCAAGTGAGCGGACCAAAGGCTGCAGACCAAAGACCAATATCAGTTGTGATGTGCAGATGGTGAAATTTGCTAAGCTACCCCACACTGATTTCTTCGGGTATGATATGACTGTCCATCATCCTGTTTCTCTTGATTTTTGTAAGAACAAATGCTTGAATGATTGCAACTGTAAGGGTTTTGCATACTGGGAAGGAACTGGTGATTGCTACCCAAAGTCTGTTCTTCTTGGTGGTGTAACCCTGCATAACCTTGGTAGTACTGGTACCATGTACATCAAGATTCCTAAGGGGTTAGAAGTGTTGGAGGCCTCAATTCCGCAATCACAACCTTTTGGTCCCAAGTATGGTCCTGACTGTAGTACAACAAACAAATACTTCATAGCAGATTTTCTGGATATGCTTAAGAGAGATCAGAGTGAATCAAAGTATCTGTACTTCTATGGATTCTTATCAGCAATATTTCTGGCAGAGCTAATGTTTGTTGTATTGGGATGGTTTATTTTGAGGAGGGAGTGCAGGGAATTGAGAGGAGTATGGCCAGCTGAGCCTGGATATGAAATGATAACTAATCATTTTCGCAGGTACACATACAGAGAGTTGGTGTCGGTGACCAGAAAGTTTAAGGATGAACTTGGAAGGGGTGCATCAGGCATTGTATACAAAGGTGTCTTGAAAGACAACAGGACAGTAGCTGTGAAAAAGTTAGgagaaatagaccaaagtgaagAAGAATTCCAGCATGAACTGAGTGTTATTAGCAGGATTTACCATATGAATCTAGTCAGAGTTTGGGGATTCTGTTCTGACGGCCCACACAGGATATTGGTTTCTGAATGTTTTGAGAATGGCTCATTGGATAAAATCTTATTTGGTAGCAAGGGTTCCAAAATTATACTTGGATGGAAGCAAAGATTTGATATTGCGGTAGGGGTGGCTAGAGGATTGGCGTATCTTCACCATGAGTGTTCAGAGTGGGTCATCCACTGCGACATGAAGCCTGAAAACATACTGCTGGATGAGAACTTGGTGCCAAAGATTGCAGACTTTGGCCTTGCGAAGCTCCTGAACAGAGGTGGATCTAACATAAATGTTTCAAAGATCCAAGGAACTAGAGGTTATTTAGCACCTGAATGGGTTTCTAGTCTCCCGATTACAGCAAAGGTTGATGTCTACAGCTTTGGAGTGGTGCTACTGGAACTAGTGTTGGGAGAACGTGTCTCAAACATGGAAAATAATGAGGATGTGGAAGCGGAGATGGTCCTTGGAAGGGTATCAAGGCTGCTCAAAGAAAAGTTGCAGTTAGATGATATTGAGCTATCATGGATCGCTGACTTCGTTGACGCTAGACTGAATGGTGAATTCAACAATTTGCAAGCAAGAACAATGATGAGGTTGGCCATTTCATGCCTGGAGGAAGATAGAGACAGAAGACCAACCATGGAAAATGTGGTTCAGATActtgttttggtagaagatgtcAGTGGCCCAAATGTAATGGCAAGAGTCATCTAA
- the LOC8065035 gene encoding protein FAR1-RELATED SEQUENCE 5, with amino-acid sequence MAGCSRWNRSVHSNPDGCKETTYCMVLGPRRDGLLPQASHLLASQRKISELQGFEIETADNAGIGPKAAHELASIQVGGSHNLSYTLRDHKNYLRAKRQREMAYGQAGSMLSYFQEKIAENPSFQYALQMDREEQIANIFWVDAKMLTDYAYFGDVVSFDTTFGTNKESRPFGVFLGFNHFRQTVVFGVVLMYDETFESFKWLFETFLNAHNGKQPKTIYTDQDAAMGKAVKEVFLEYWHGLCVFHIMQNAVRHLAERDDEESDTPPKRKKKDNKEEPKEPSILADFSACMYEYEDEETFQEAFNTLRRKANKQTWLDRLWKIKEDGSKEQETAKKGGKKKEKKVVVQEAATAPMQNIDPTTSLPVEEMSAPYMAINSFSQILIGAITNDVIADF; translated from the exons ATGGCTGGCTGCAGTCGCTGGAATCGGTCCGTCCACTCCAATCCCGACGGCTGCAAGGAGACGACCTACTGCATGGTCCTCGGCCCACGAAGAGACGGCCTG TTGCCACAAGCTTCACATTTGTTGGCGTCCCAGAGAAAAATCTCAGAGCTACAGGGTTTTGAAATTGAGACGGCTGACAATGCAGGAATTGGGCCCAAAGCTGCACATGAGTTGGCTTCCATCCAAGTTGGTGGCTCACATAATCTCAGCTACACTCTTCGAGACCACAAGAACTATTTAAgggccaagcgccaacgtgagATGGCATATGGTCAAGCTGGAAGCATGCTTAGTTATTTTCAAGAAAAAATTGCCGAGAACCCATCATTCCAATATGCATTGCAAATGGACCGAGAAGAACAAATAGCTAACATTTTTTGGGTTGATGCTAAAATGCTCACTGACTATGCATATTTTGGTGATGTTGTCAGCTTTGATACTACTTTTGGAACAAACAAGGAGAGTAGGCCTTTTGGAGTATTTCTTGGGTTCAATCATTTTAGGCAGACTGTAGTTTTTGGTGTCGTTCTCATGTATGATGAGACATTTGAGTCCTTCAAATGGCTATTTGAGACCTTCCTAAACGCACATAATGGCAAGCAACCAAAAACAATATATACTGACCAAGATGCAGCAATGGGAAAGGCTGTTAAGGAGGTCTTTTTagaatattggcatggtctatGTGTTTTTCATATTATGCAGAACGCTGTTAGGCATCTCGCTGAACGTGACGATGAAGAATCAGATACTCctccaaaaagaaagaaaaaagacaaCAAGGAAGAACCAAAAGAACCAAGTATTCTCGCAGATTTTAGTGCATGCATGTATGAGTACGAAGATGAAGAAACATTTCAAGAAGCATTTAACACTCTGAGGAGAAAGGCCAACAAGCAAACTTGGTTGGATA GGTTGTGGAAGATAAAAGAAGATGGTTCAAAG GAACAAGAAACTGCAAAGAAGGGAggtaagaaaaaggaaaaaaaagtagTAGTACAGGAAGCAGCAACAGCCCCAATGCAAAATATTGATCCTACTACTTCTTTGCCCGTGGAAGAAATGTCTGCACCATACATGGCCATCAACAGCTTCTCTCAGATACTGATA GGGGCAATCACAAATGATGTTATTGCTGATTTCTAG